One Leptospira bouyouniensis DNA window includes the following coding sequences:
- a CDS encoding 3-deoxy-D-manno-octulosonic acid transferase codes for MVYFFYNTLILKIWVLLKFLSLFSKKIRTEIQKRNLSFQNLFLHSPNGKTVIWFHSASVGELDQAKALAETVRRHRPNLFIIQSVFSSSVKEGAFSDPLADVYFFLPFDLPFAYDKIFRFFKPKYLFIMAWDTWPNLLKNASRFKTKSYLCCASLSSQSSRKNPLVRILTKSSFRYLSGIYPSHSLMAKEFVGLVSEGTEFEVLGDTRFESVWNKLETKSPHPLFSEFVTKQNEFLKTHKPVILGSTYPICESYFLKYLESNQDDAFYWIFPHKWETDRMLDLKTKLETFGSVSIFSEFKNKNPHPKFLLFDVLGILAFAYKFGSIAYVGGAFHNRIHNTIEPAALGLPIITGPRIQNAPEAIVMQELGGLIKTETVANFVTNFQKLVQNKELREKMGSTNRNFVVENRGASEKIYNRVFPYDKI; via the coding sequence ATGGTGTATTTTTTCTATAACACACTGATCCTTAAGATTTGGGTTTTACTCAAATTTCTATCTCTATTTTCTAAAAAAATAAGAACTGAAATCCAAAAACGAAATCTCTCGTTTCAAAATTTATTCTTACATTCACCAAATGGCAAAACGGTCATTTGGTTCCATTCCGCCAGTGTAGGTGAACTCGACCAAGCAAAGGCGTTAGCAGAAACTGTCCGAAGGCATAGACCAAATTTATTCATCATCCAATCTGTATTCTCATCTTCCGTAAAAGAAGGAGCCTTTTCTGACCCACTAGCGGATGTTTATTTTTTCCTTCCGTTTGACCTACCCTTTGCCTATGATAAAATCTTTCGATTTTTTAAACCTAAATATTTATTCATTATGGCTTGGGATACTTGGCCTAATCTTTTGAAGAATGCATCCCGGTTTAAAACAAAATCGTATCTTTGTTGTGCAAGTTTATCATCTCAGTCTTCTCGAAAAAATCCATTGGTACGAATTCTCACCAAATCCTCCTTCCGGTACCTTTCAGGAATTTACCCGAGTCATTCTCTTATGGCAAAAGAATTTGTTGGGCTTGTGTCGGAAGGAACAGAATTTGAAGTCTTGGGAGACACTCGATTTGAATCGGTATGGAATAAATTGGAAACAAAATCTCCCCATCCGTTGTTTTCAGAGTTTGTAACAAAACAAAATGAATTTTTAAAGACTCACAAACCAGTGATCCTTGGATCTACATATCCAATTTGCGAATCCTATTTTTTAAAGTATCTAGAATCCAATCAAGATGATGCTTTTTATTGGATTTTTCCACACAAATGGGAAACAGACAGGATGTTGGATTTAAAAACCAAATTGGAAACATTTGGATCTGTCTCGATCTTTTCTGAATTTAAAAACAAAAACCCACATCCTAAATTTTTACTCTTTGATGTTTTAGGGATCCTCGCCTTTGCTTACAAGTTTGGCAGTATTGCATATGTTGGTGGAGCTTTCCACAACCGAATCCACAATACGATCGAACCTGCAGCCCTAGGTCTACCCATCATCACAGGGCCGAGGATCCAAAATGCTCCAGAAGCAATCGTCATGCAAGAGTTAGGTGGTCTTATAAAGACTGAAACGGTGGCTAATTTTGTGACCAATTTCCAAAAACTTGTGCAGAACAAAGAGTTAAGAGAAAAGATGGGATCTACCAATCGAAACTTTGTTGTAGAAAACAGAGGTGCGTCGGAAAAGATTTATAACAGAGTTTTTCCGTATGATAAAATATAA
- a CDS encoding flagellar filament outer layer protein FlaA codes for MFNIKKITFCLGFYLSFSSLLSLPRPHNPDELGSVQILKSALSIDTHYLLYLVDDFEGERPWDFYRVDSFLTHTQFAASIPKSEAFLEESKLLKESGYPNLENQTSFLVQSYVENPRLDHWEIRPKEPILLPLGMPIQGILWVYSEGHHINLSMGLSQKKSKDLYFDLGTLNFVGWRRLEFKINLPRENTRLIQSMSFPISFASFRLKSLTSQKKGEFHLYFDNLCFVIDKRTFSYPGSEVNDTWGNKR; via the coding sequence ATGTTTAACATAAAAAAAATCACATTCTGTTTAGGTTTCTACCTGAGTTTTTCCAGTCTTTTGTCTCTTCCGAGGCCTCATAACCCGGATGAATTGGGTAGTGTTCAAATTTTAAAATCAGCTCTCTCGATCGACACCCACTACCTTCTGTATTTAGTCGATGATTTTGAAGGGGAAAGGCCTTGGGATTTTTACCGAGTGGATTCCTTTTTGACCCACACTCAATTTGCAGCATCCATTCCCAAATCAGAAGCATTTTTAGAAGAATCAAAATTGCTCAAAGAATCTGGTTATCCCAACCTTGAAAACCAAACGAGTTTTCTAGTCCAAAGTTATGTGGAAAATCCAAGGCTTGACCATTGGGAGATCCGTCCGAAAGAACCAATTCTCCTCCCACTGGGAATGCCCATCCAAGGGATCTTGTGGGTGTATTCAGAAGGCCACCATATCAATTTGAGTATGGGACTTTCACAAAAAAAATCGAAGGACCTATATTTTGATTTGGGAACCTTAAATTTTGTAGGATGGCGCAGATTAGAATTTAAAATCAATTTACCGAGAGAAAATACAAGGCTTATCCAATCCATGTCATTTCCAATTTCATTTGCATCTTTTCGATTGAAAAGTCTAACTTCGCAAAAAAAAGGTGAGTTTCATTTGTACTTTGATAATTTGTGTTTTGTGATTGATAAACGTACTTTCAGTTACCCTGGATCAGAAGTGAATGATACTTGGGGTAACAAACGCTAA
- a CDS encoding YggS family pyridoxal phosphate-dependent enzyme, producing MSDYISIYKAIENELKSLSKENTTLIAVSKTKPYEVVREAYIQGIREFGENYIPEAIEKFTRLREEFPEANGNVNVHHIGPVQSGTLRKLFGVFSYTHGVGSFSSLGELAKRAEKEKKLIRYFLQTNLTGENTKHGFSLETLLENKNTLSKYQNEFCIWEGFMGMGPSSGDLLETKLAFTKLSNFRKEHFPTLQLSMGMSGDYTMAVELGSNFVRIGSKIFGERDYGTHSV from the coding sequence GTGTCTGATTACATCTCAATTTACAAGGCTATTGAAAACGAACTGAAATCCCTTTCCAAGGAAAACACAACGCTCATTGCCGTTTCCAAAACGAAACCTTATGAAGTGGTTAGGGAAGCTTACATACAAGGCATTCGTGAGTTTGGTGAAAACTATATCCCGGAAGCGATCGAAAAGTTTACAAGGTTAAGAGAAGAATTCCCAGAAGCCAATGGCAACGTGAATGTACATCATATCGGACCTGTGCAATCTGGGACCTTACGTAAGTTATTTGGTGTATTTTCCTATACTCATGGAGTGGGATCGTTTTCAAGTCTTGGTGAATTGGCAAAACGTGCCGAAAAAGAAAAAAAATTAATACGGTATTTTTTACAAACTAATCTGACAGGAGAAAATACCAAACATGGATTCAGTTTGGAAACACTCTTGGAAAACAAAAACACATTGTCCAAATACCAAAATGAATTTTGTATTTGGGAAGGTTTCATGGGTATGGGACCTTCTTCTGGAGATTTGTTGGAAACGAAACTTGCTTTTACGAAGTTATCTAATTTTCGTAAGGAACATTTTCCTACGTTGCAATTATCGATGGGGATGAGTGGTGATTATACAATGGCAGTCGAACTAGGATCCAACTTTGTAAGGATCGGATCAAAAATTTTTGGAGAAAGAGATTATGGCACACACTCCGTTTAA
- a CDS encoding pyrroline-5-carboxylate reductase family protein translates to MAHTPFKTVGMVGLGKMGGAVAKALVNQGTKVFAFDPNLKISPVEGVTLVSTLERLEEEVGLFVIAVKPNLVGPVLSELKKPSVIVSIAAGISYEQLVSFSPKGSTCVRVMPNLPLVSNRGAMGYYCSDEAVSHVERLFYGMGDCVRISKESLMDVVTGLSGSGPAYVLTFLQAMAEGALQEGLSYEEALGLAMETIEGTLVYFRELRMKDHTLHPMEVRNWVTSPGGTTIHGLDALERGGFSTAVRDAIRKATERSKELGKG, encoded by the coding sequence ATGGCACACACTCCGTTTAAAACAGTTGGGATGGTTGGTCTTGGTAAAATGGGGGGTGCTGTGGCAAAGGCACTCGTAAACCAAGGGACGAAGGTTTTTGCCTTTGATCCAAACTTAAAAATTTCTCCTGTAGAAGGAGTTACACTTGTTTCTACTTTGGAACGATTGGAAGAAGAGGTTGGCCTTTTTGTCATTGCCGTGAAACCAAATTTAGTGGGACCAGTGCTTTCCGAATTAAAAAAACCATCAGTGATAGTTTCCATTGCTGCTGGGATTTCTTATGAACAACTGGTTTCTTTTTCTCCCAAGGGCTCTACTTGTGTGAGAGTGATGCCAAACCTTCCCCTCGTTTCCAATCGTGGTGCCATGGGCTATTACTGTTCCGATGAGGCTGTATCACATGTAGAACGACTGTTTTATGGGATGGGAGATTGTGTTCGTATATCCAAAGAGTCGCTGATGGATGTTGTCACGGGTCTTTCCGGTTCGGGGCCTGCCTATGTCCTAACATTTCTCCAAGCGATGGCGGAGGGTGCGTTACAAGAAGGTCTTAGTTATGAGGAAGCCTTAGGGCTTGCGATGGAAACAATTGAAGGGACACTTGTTTATTTCCGGGAACTACGAATGAAAGACCATACCCTGCATCCGATGGAAGTACGAAACTGGGTGACTTCCCCTGGAGGGACTACCATTCATGGACTGGATGCTCTGGAGCGAGGTGGGTTTTCCACCGCAGTGCGGGATGCCATTCGTAAGGCAACCGAGAGAAGTAAAGAATTAGGGAAGGGATAA
- a CDS encoding sensor domain-containing diguanylate cyclase, producing MSFKENTDIVFEHYEKKIYDQKQLLEISRALNSTLDYKYLIDAILNICLAQLQTLHAAMYLEPEIDLGLFKLEPQSIKGFELSTEEQNYEIKIDSPLIHYFEEKPKAITMDQILQMEVLNKIPDIVYLRKMGAEILVPLNAKGKVNGLLVLGDKMTSEEFLEDEKEFMTTLANLAGIAVDNARLYELATVDMMTGLKIHHYFQTKLKEEMERCRKKGTKLSLLFTDVDKFKTFNDTYGHQAGDVVLIEVAKQLIQKAQRHHIPARYGGEEFCLVMPGATEEEAIAKGEEIRKAVEAMVVKNPNDDSDLKVTLSVGVSSFRSTDRNNKDLIERADKALYQAKHSGRNRTICYKD from the coding sequence TTGTCTTTTAAAGAAAACACTGATATCGTTTTTGAGCATTACGAAAAAAAAATCTACGACCAAAAACAACTACTGGAAATCTCCCGTGCATTAAATTCCACGTTAGACTATAAGTATTTAATTGATGCAATTCTTAACATTTGTTTGGCGCAGTTACAAACGCTTCACGCTGCCATGTACCTTGAACCAGAAATTGATTTGGGTCTTTTTAAATTAGAACCACAGTCCATCAAAGGATTTGAGTTAAGCACAGAAGAACAAAACTACGAAATCAAAATTGATAGCCCACTGATCCATTATTTTGAGGAAAAACCAAAAGCCATTACGATGGACCAAATCCTCCAAATGGAAGTTTTAAACAAAATCCCTGATATTGTGTACCTTCGAAAAATGGGAGCAGAGATCCTCGTTCCCCTCAACGCCAAAGGGAAGGTGAATGGGTTACTTGTCCTTGGTGACAAAATGACTTCTGAAGAATTTTTGGAAGATGAAAAAGAATTTATGACCACTCTCGCAAATCTGGCAGGGATTGCCGTGGACAACGCACGTTTATATGAGCTTGCCACTGTGGATATGATGACGGGTTTAAAAATCCACCACTACTTCCAAACGAAACTCAAAGAAGAGATGGAACGTTGCCGTAAAAAAGGTACTAAGTTGTCCCTTCTTTTTACAGACGTGGACAAATTCAAAACCTTCAATGATACCTATGGTCACCAAGCAGGGGACGTTGTCCTGATTGAAGTAGCAAAACAACTCATCCAAAAAGCACAACGCCACCACATCCCTGCGCGGTATGGTGGGGAAGAGTTTTGCCTCGTGATGCCAGGAGCCACAGAAGAGGAAGCCATTGCCAAAGGGGAAGAGATCCGAAAGGCTGTGGAAGCCATGGTGGTCAAAAATCCCAATGACGACTCGGATCTAAAAGTCACACTCTCGGTAGGAGTTTCGAGCTTTCGATCCACCGATAGAAATAACAAAGATCTTATCGAACGTGCGGATAAGGCACTATACCAAGCCAAACATTCCGGCAGAAACCGCACAATTTGTTATAAAGATTAG